One Paralichthys olivaceus isolate ysfri-2021 chromosome 8, ASM2471397v2, whole genome shotgun sequence genomic region harbors:
- the clta gene encoding clathrin light chain A isoform X3, whose product MDDFDMLNAPAAGNGVGSEEDPAAAFLAQQESEIAGIENDEGFSILDSGDVPSSLGESIDGAINGDLHGESNGPSDAYAAISNADRLQAEPESLRKWREEQSERLELLDDNSRKQESEWKDKAKVELEEWHARQNEQLEKTKTNNRAAEEAMISDLDENNPGTEWERVARLCDFNPKSSKQAKDVSRMRSVLISLKQSPLVR is encoded by the exons ATGGATGATTTCGACATGCTTAACGCCCCCGCCGCCGGTAACGGTGTCGGTTCGGAGGAGGACCCCGCCGCCGCCTTCTTGGCCCAGCAGGAGAGCGAGATCGCCGGGATCGAAAACGACGAAGGCTTCAGTATCCTGGACAGCGGAGATGTCCCCTCGTCGCTGGGAGAGTCTATTG ATGGTGCCATCAATGGAGATCTACATGGG GAAAGCAATGGCCCATCAGATGCTTATGCAGCAATTTCCAATGCAGACCGGCTGCAGGCAGAACCTGAAAGCCTAAGAAAGTGGAGGGAGGAGCAAAGCGAGAGGCTGGAGCTGCTAG ACGACAACTCTCGCAAGCAGGAGTCGGAGTGGAAAGACAAGGCCaaagtggagctggaggagtggCATGCCAGGCAGAACGAGCAGCTGGAgaaaaccaaaaccaacaacag GGCGGCCGAGGAGGCCATGATTTCAGATCTGGATGAGAACAACCCAGGCACAGAGTGGGAGCGGGTGGCTCGGCTCTGCGACTTCAACCCCAAGTCCAGCAAGCAGGCCAAAGACGTGTCCCGCATGCGCTCCGTCCTCATCTCCCTGAAGCAGTCTCCACTTGTCCGCTAG
- the LOC109627210 gene encoding sialic acid synthase-like — MPLKFELCPDRMIGGNHPCFIIAEIGQNHQGDIEIAKKMIKMSKDCGADCAKFQKSELEHKFNKRALERPYTSKQSWGKTYGEHKRHLEFSHEQYRELQKYAEEVGIYFTASGMDEMAVEFLHELNVPFFKVGSGDTNNFPYLEKTAKKGRPMVVSSGMQSMETMRRVYKTVKEHNQNFAILQCTSAYPLEAEDVNLRVITEYQKEFPDIPIGYSGHESGIYISVAAVALGAKVIERHVTLDKSWKGSDHAASLEPSELTELVRSIRLVERALGSGLKQMLPCEKPCHDKLGKSVVAKVKIPSGTTLTLDMLTVKVAEPMGVAAEDIYQLVGKTVMEDVKEDESVVPGVVDNYGKRAKC, encoded by the exons ATGCCTTTAAAGTTCGAGCTGTGTCCGGACAGAATGATCGGAGGAAACCACCCGTGTTTCATCATCGCTGAGATCGGACAGAATCACCAGGGAGACATTGAGATTGCCaagaaaatgatcaaaatgtCAAAG GACTGTGGAGCTGACTGTGCCAAATTTCAGAAGAGCGAATTAGAGCACAAGTTTAACAAGCGAGCCTTGGAGCGCCCCTACACCTCCAAACAATCCTGGGGGAAGACTTACGGTGAGCACAAGCGCCACCTGGAATTCAGCCATGAGCAGTACAGGGAGCTGCAGAAATATGCAGAGGAAGTGGGGATCTACTTCACGGCCTCGGGCATGGACGAG ATGGCAGTGGAGTTTCTCCATGAGCTCAATGTGCCTTTCTTCAAAGTGGGATCAGGAGACACCAACAACTTCCCCTATCTGGAGAAGACTGCCAAGAAGG gACGTCCCATGGTGGTGTCCAGCGGGATGCAGTCCATGGAGACGATGCGTCGGGTCTACAAGACGGTGAAAGAGCACAACCAGAACTTTGCCATCCTGCAGTGCACCAGCGCCTACCCTCTGGAGGCTGAGGACGTCAACCTCAGAGTGATCACT GAATACCAGAAGGAATTTCCTGACATTCCCATCGGTTATTCTGGCCACGAGTCTGGGATTTATATTTCAGTGGCGGCCGTAGCGCTTGGGGCAAAGGTCATCGAGCGTCACGTGACCTTGGACAAGTCGTGGAAAGGAAGCGACCACGCAGCATCACTCGAGCCCTCTGAGCTCACCGAGCTGGTCCGCTCCATCCGGCTTGTGGAGAGAGCGCTGGGCAGTGGCCTTAAGCAGATGTTACCCTGCGAGAAGCCATGTCACGATAAG TTGGGTAAGTCAGTGGTGGCCAAAGTGAAGATCCCCAGTGGAACCACACTAACTCTGGACATGCTGACAGTAAAGGTGGCCGAGCCCATGGGCGTCGCAGCTGAGGACATCTACCAGCTGGTTGGCAAAACAGTGATGGAGGACGTGAAGGAGGACGAGAGCGTTGTGCCGGGGGTGGTAGACAACTATGGCAAAAGGGCAAAGTGCTGA
- the LOC109627438 gene encoding sialic acid synthase-like — translation MPLQFELCPGRMIGGSHPCFFIAEIGQNHQGDIEIAKKMIKMVKDCGADCAKFQKCNLNQKFNKKALDRIYDSKHSWGKTYGEHKHHLEFSDKQFRELQKYAEEIGIFFSASATDEMSMEFLHELNVPFFKVASLDTNNIPFLVKTAKKGRPMVVSSGMQSMEIIRCVYKTLKEHNTNFSLLQCTSCYPLDPKDVNLSVIPEYQREFPDVPIGYSGHEQGIYITLASVAMGAKVVERHVTLDKSLKGNDHQASLDPSELTELIRAIRLVEMGMGSPTKQMLPCEKTCHDKLGKSLVAKVAICKGTALSLDMFMVKVAEPKGISPETMEQLVGKKLNVDVKEDDSILANMIE, via the exons ATGCCTCTGCAGTTTGAGCTGTGTCCCGGCAGGATGATCGGGGGCTCCCATCCCTGCTTCTTCATAGCTGAGATCGGACAAAACCACCAGGGAGACATTGAGATtgcaaagaaaatgatcaaGATGGTGAAG GATTGTGGTGCCGACTGTGCTAAATTCCAGAAATGTAATTTGAATCAGAAATTCAACAAGAAAGCCTTGGACCGCATCTATGACTCAAAGCACTCCTGGGGAAAAACCTACGGGGAACACAAGCATCACTTGGAGTTCAGCGACAAACAGTTCAGGGAGCTGCAGAAGTATGCAGAAGAAATTGGCATCTTCTTCTCAGCCTCTGCCACGGATGAg ATGTCTATGGAGTTCCTGCATGAGCTCAATGTGCCTTTCTTCAAAGTTGCTTCCTTGGATACAAACAACATCCCCTTTCTGGTGAAAACTGCCAAAAAAG gaCGTCCCATGGTGGTGTCCAGTGGGATGCAGTCCATGGAGATTATTCGTTGCGTCTACAAGACATTGAAGGAGCATAACACAAACTTCTCCCTTCTGCAGTGCACCAGCTGCTACCCTCTGGACCCTAAAGACGTCAACCTCAGTGTGATCCCG GAATACCAGAGGGAATTTCCAGATGTTCCCATTGGATATTCAGGACATGAGCAGGGGATCTACATCACTTTGGCCTCAGTCGCGATGGGAGCAAAGGTCGTGGAGCGCCACGTGACCCTGGATAAGAGCTTGAAGGGAAATGACCACCAGGCGTCCCTGGACCCCTCAGAGCTGACAGAGCTGATCCGAGCCATTCGACTGGTGGAGATGGGGATGGGGTCACCCACCAAGCAAATGTTACCCTGTGAGAAGACCTGCCACGATAAG TTGGGTAAGTCTTTGGTGGCCAAGGTGGCCATCTGCAAAGGCACCGCACTGAGCCTGGACATGTTTATGGTGAAGGTCGCCGAGCCAAAGGGCATCTCCCCTGAGACCATGGAGCAGCTGGTGGGCAAGAAGCTCAACGTGGACGTGAAGGAGGACGACAGCATCTTGGCGAACATGATAGAGTAA
- the clta gene encoding clathrin light chain A isoform X2: protein MDDFDMLNAPAAGNGVGSEEDPAAAFLAQQESEIAGIENDEGFSILDSGDVPSSLGESIDGAINGDLHGESNGPSDAYAAISNADRLQAEPESLRKWREEQSERLELLDDNSRKQESEWKDKAKVELEEWHARQNEQLEKTKTNNRVLDEDFYKQPFSELIGYVAAEEAMISDLDENNPGTEWERVARLCDFNPKSSKQAKDVSRMRSVLISLKQSPLVR, encoded by the exons ATGGATGATTTCGACATGCTTAACGCCCCCGCCGCCGGTAACGGTGTCGGTTCGGAGGAGGACCCCGCCGCCGCCTTCTTGGCCCAGCAGGAGAGCGAGATCGCCGGGATCGAAAACGACGAAGGCTTCAGTATCCTGGACAGCGGAGATGTCCCCTCGTCGCTGGGAGAGTCTATTG ATGGTGCCATCAATGGAGATCTACATGGG GAAAGCAATGGCCCATCAGATGCTTATGCAGCAATTTCCAATGCAGACCGGCTGCAGGCAGAACCTGAAAGCCTAAGAAAGTGGAGGGAGGAGCAAAGCGAGAGGCTGGAGCTGCTAG ACGACAACTCTCGCAAGCAGGAGTCGGAGTGGAAAGACAAGGCCaaagtggagctggaggagtggCATGCCAGGCAGAACGAGCAGCTGGAgaaaaccaaaaccaacaacag GGTGCTGGATGAAGACTTCTACAAGCAGCCCTTCTCTGAGCTCATTGGTTATGT GGCGGCCGAGGAGGCCATGATTTCAGATCTGGATGAGAACAACCCAGGCACAGAGTGGGAGCGGGTGGCTCGGCTCTGCGACTTCAACCCCAAGTCCAGCAAGCAGGCCAAAGACGTGTCCCGCATGCGCTCCGTCCTCATCTCCCTGAAGCAGTCTCCACTTGTCCGCTAG
- the clta gene encoding clathrin light chain A isoform X1, translated as MDDFDMLNAPAAGNGVGSEEDPAAAFLAQQESEIAGIENDEGFSILDSGDVPSSLGESIDGAINGDLHGESNGPSDAYAAISNADRLQAEPESLRKWREEQSERLELLDDNSRKQESEWKDKAKVELEEWHARQNEQLEKTKTNNRVLDEDFYKQPFSELIGYVTHINHPCYRLDQAAEEAMISDLDENNPGTEWERVARLCDFNPKSSKQAKDVSRMRSVLISLKQSPLVR; from the exons ATGGATGATTTCGACATGCTTAACGCCCCCGCCGCCGGTAACGGTGTCGGTTCGGAGGAGGACCCCGCCGCCGCCTTCTTGGCCCAGCAGGAGAGCGAGATCGCCGGGATCGAAAACGACGAAGGCTTCAGTATCCTGGACAGCGGAGATGTCCCCTCGTCGCTGGGAGAGTCTATTG ATGGTGCCATCAATGGAGATCTACATGGG GAAAGCAATGGCCCATCAGATGCTTATGCAGCAATTTCCAATGCAGACCGGCTGCAGGCAGAACCTGAAAGCCTAAGAAAGTGGAGGGAGGAGCAAAGCGAGAGGCTGGAGCTGCTAG ACGACAACTCTCGCAAGCAGGAGTCGGAGTGGAAAGACAAGGCCaaagtggagctggaggagtggCATGCCAGGCAGAACGAGCAGCTGGAgaaaaccaaaaccaacaacag GGTGCTGGATGAAGACTTCTACAAGCAGCCCTTCTCTGAGCTCATTGGTTATGT CACACACATTAACCATCCTTGCTACCGCCTAGACCA GGCGGCCGAGGAGGCCATGATTTCAGATCTGGATGAGAACAACCCAGGCACAGAGTGGGAGCGGGTGGCTCGGCTCTGCGACTTCAACCCCAAGTCCAGCAAGCAGGCCAAAGACGTGTCCCGCATGCGCTCCGTCCTCATCTCCCTGAAGCAGTCTCCACTTGTCCGCTAG